A genomic segment from uncultured Marinifilum sp. encodes:
- a CDS encoding NAD(P)H-dependent oxidoreductase subunit E — MEKIHKIVDTIIAEKGGDTDKVIPILQAIQGKFNYLPQEALKQVCNTTEISEAQIIGISTFYSQFRHQPVGEHIIKVCVGTACHVKGARQVYDSFRRELKLEEGKDTDAEKLFTLEEVACLGCCTLAPVVQIDGVTYGHVETGKVSEILEDFKNLKPSAEKQVREITENGISQGEIRIGLGSCCVASGSADVKEELEKTLAENKIKVEVKQVGCVGVCNQVPMLEIHKKGEEAAFYTKISANEVGNIIEKHFRSKNWTSRFKNRFYNYAENIAFTDIPKETNRYILNEKASPISEFLKGQINIATEYRGEIKPSDFNEYKLKQGFKAFVKCLKELTPDDIIKQIEQSGLKGRGGAGFPSFIKWNLVKNAQSEKKYIICNGDEGDPGAFMDRMLLESYPFRVIEGILIAAYAVGATEGRLYIRAEYPLAVSRIREALKICAKEGLIGKNILASDFSFELKVFEGAGAFVCGEETALIASIEGKRGIPKLRPPYPAEKGLWGKPTLINNTETLSLVPYIIRNGAESFHKIGTENSKGTKVFALAGKIKRGGLIEVPMGISIRQIVEEIGGGIANGKKFKAVQIGGPSGGCIPAEMADTTIDFDSLKEVGAMMGSGGLIVLDESDCMVDIAHYFLSFTKEESCGRCTFCRIGTRRMLEILEKIKSGKGKLSDLDLLEQLAINTQKASICGLGKTAPNPVLSTLKYFRHEYEAHINGKCLAGKCEDLIRYEIKDNCTGCTKCAQKCPVDAIQAKPYELHKVDNELCIKCDICRQICPVDAVEIK; from the coding sequence ATGGAGAAAATACATAAAATTGTTGATACGATTATAGCTGAAAAAGGTGGGGATACAGATAAGGTTATTCCCATTTTACAAGCCATTCAGGGGAAATTTAATTATTTGCCCCAAGAGGCTTTAAAGCAGGTATGTAATACAACAGAAATAAGCGAAGCTCAGATTATAGGAATTTCTACTTTCTATTCTCAATTTCGTCATCAGCCTGTAGGTGAGCATATTATTAAAGTTTGCGTGGGAACAGCTTGCCATGTAAAAGGAGCCAGACAGGTGTACGATAGCTTTAGGCGGGAGTTGAAATTGGAAGAAGGAAAAGATACCGATGCTGAAAAATTATTTACACTCGAAGAAGTGGCTTGTTTGGGCTGTTGTACTTTAGCTCCGGTTGTTCAAATTGATGGAGTAACTTACGGACATGTAGAAACCGGAAAAGTAAGCGAAATTCTCGAAGATTTTAAAAATTTGAAGCCTTCTGCCGAAAAACAAGTTCGTGAGATAACAGAAAACGGAATTTCGCAGGGAGAAATTCGTATCGGACTTGGCTCTTGCTGTGTGGCGAGTGGAAGTGCCGATGTAAAAGAAGAGCTGGAGAAAACTCTTGCAGAAAATAAAATTAAAGTAGAAGTAAAGCAGGTTGGTTGTGTTGGAGTGTGTAATCAGGTTCCCATGCTCGAAATTCACAAAAAAGGAGAAGAAGCCGCTTTTTATACTAAAATTAGTGCGAATGAGGTAGGCAATATCATAGAAAAGCACTTTCGCTCTAAAAATTGGACTAGCCGATTTAAAAATCGCTTTTATAATTATGCCGAAAATATTGCTTTCACAGATATTCCAAAAGAAACAAATCGATATATCCTTAATGAAAAAGCTTCTCCAATTTCAGAATTTTTAAAAGGACAAATTAATATAGCAACAGAATACAGAGGTGAAATTAAACCTTCCGATTTTAATGAATACAAATTAAAACAAGGTTTTAAAGCTTTTGTAAAATGCCTGAAAGAATTAACTCCCGATGATATAATTAAGCAAATAGAGCAAAGCGGACTTAAAGGAAGAGGAGGAGCAGGATTTCCATCTTTTATAAAGTGGAATTTAGTGAAGAATGCTCAGTCCGAAAAAAAATATATCATCTGTAATGGCGATGAAGGTGATCCTGGTGCTTTTATGGATAGAATGCTTTTAGAATCATATCCTTTTCGGGTGATTGAAGGAATTTTAATTGCCGCTTATGCTGTGGGTGCTACCGAAGGTCGTTTGTATATTAGAGCCGAGTATCCACTGGCAGTAAGTAGAATTCGCGAGGCACTAAAAATTTGTGCAAAAGAAGGCCTTATCGGGAAGAATATACTAGCTTCCGATTTTTCTTTCGAATTAAAAGTTTTTGAAGGTGCTGGAGCTTTTGTTTGTGGCGAAGAAACTGCTTTAATTGCATCCATCGAAGGGAAACGAGGAATTCCAAAGCTTCGACCTCCTTATCCTGCAGAAAAAGGTTTGTGGGGAAAACCAACTTTAATAAATAATACAGAAACTCTTTCGCTGGTTCCTTATATTATTAGAAATGGAGCAGAAAGTTTCCATAAAATTGGAACCGAAAATAGCAAAGGAACCAAAGTGTTTGCTTTGGCTGGAAAAATAAAACGCGGAGGATTAATTGAGGTTCCAATGGGAATTAGTATTCGCCAAATTGTAGAAGAAATTGGTGGTGGAATTGCCAATGGAAAGAAATTTAAAGCAGTTCAAATTGGAGGTCCGTCGGGAGGATGTATTCCCGCCGAAATGGCCGATACTACCATCGATTTTGATTCACTAAAAGAAGTAGGTGCCATGATGGGATCAGGTGGCTTAATTGTTTTAGATGAATCGGACTGTATGGTTGATATTGCTCATTACTTTTTGTCTTTTACTAAGGAAGAATCTTGTGGCAGATGCACTTTCTGCAGAATAGGTACTCGTAGGATGCTCGAAATACTGGAGAAAATAAAATCCGGAAAAGGAAAGTTAAGTGATTTAGATTTGCTTGAACAGTTAGCAATTAATACGCAAAAAGCTAGTATTTGTGGATTGGGAAAAACAGCACCTAATCCTGTTTTATCAACCTTAAAGTATTTCCGACACGAATACGAAGCTCATATTAATGGCAAATGTTTGGCCGGAAAATGTGAAGATCTTATTCGTTACGAAATTAAGGATAATTGTACAGGTTGTACCAAATGTGCCCAAAAATGTCCGGTTGATGCAATACAAGCAAAGCCTTATGAATTGCACAAAGTAGATAATGAATTGTGTATAAAATGCGATATCTGCCGACAAATTTGTCCGGTTGATGCAGTAGAAATAAAATAA
- a CDS encoding PQQ-binding-like beta-propeller repeat protein encodes MKVFSQFLYLVKKEVMPVILVMLLICASAFQLKSQNKFNWLSFRGNSYLSGVTQASLPKSLNLLWSFKTDDAIKSSPIISNGNIFVGSNDGYLYAISKSGELKWKFNVETSVEASPLYLDGNVYFGSVEGVFFCLNASTGKMKWKFTTDGQISGSASWFYDKISKQKKILFGSYDFKLYCLEAKKGKLQWTYESDNYINGAASCNGEIAAFGGCDGFLHQVNVRTGKSKNKLDIQTYIASSVALDGDKAYFGNHDGEFYCVDYSLNKIDWKKEGAISYLGSPAISENEVIIGAENRQVYCFNKKNGNIKWQFKTKNKIESSPVIANNAVIVGSGDGRIYVLNKADGRKIWSYEIGRAIIGTPAVIQGLIVVTAMDGRVYAFGEK; translated from the coding sequence ATGAAGGTATTTTCGCAGTTTCTATATTTAGTAAAAAAGGAAGTAATGCCAGTTATTTTGGTAATGCTGCTAATTTGTGCTTCGGCGTTTCAGCTTAAAAGCCAAAATAAATTTAATTGGCTTTCTTTTAGGGGAAATTCCTACTTAAGTGGTGTTACACAAGCTAGTTTGCCTAAATCTTTAAATTTACTTTGGTCTTTTAAAACAGACGATGCAATAAAATCTTCTCCCATAATTAGTAATGGAAATATTTTTGTGGGTTCTAACGATGGATATTTGTACGCCATTTCTAAATCGGGTGAACTAAAATGGAAATTTAATGTCGAAACATCGGTGGAAGCTTCGCCTTTATATTTAGATGGAAATGTGTATTTCGGATCGGTAGAAGGGGTTTTCTTTTGTTTAAATGCCAGTACGGGAAAAATGAAATGGAAGTTTACAACAGATGGGCAAATTTCGGGTTCGGCAAGTTGGTTTTACGATAAAATTAGCAAGCAAAAGAAAATTCTGTTCGGTTCGTACGATTTTAAGCTATATTGTTTGGAAGCCAAAAAGGGGAAGCTGCAATGGACCTACGAATCGGATAATTACATTAATGGAGCTGCTTCATGCAATGGAGAAATTGCAGCATTTGGAGGTTGCGATGGTTTTTTACATCAGGTAAATGTGAGAACTGGGAAAAGTAAAAATAAATTAGATATACAGACATATATTGCATCATCGGTGGCATTGGATGGGGATAAAGCTTATTTTGGTAATCACGATGGTGAGTTTTATTGTGTAGATTATTCACTAAATAAGATAGACTGGAAAAAAGAAGGTGCAATTTCTTATTTGGGATCTCCTGCTATTAGCGAAAATGAAGTGATTATTGGTGCCGAGAACAGACAGGTTTATTGTTTCAATAAAAAAAATGGTAATATCAAATGGCAATTTAAAACGAAGAATAAAATAGAGTCTTCTCCAGTAATTGCGAATAATGCGGTTATTGTAGGTTCGGGCGATGGAAGAATTTATGTTTTAAATAAAGCAGATGGCCGAAAAATATGGTCCTACGAAATAGGAAGAGCCATTATTGGAACTCCTGCAGTAATTCAAGGTTTAATTGTTGTTACCGCTATGGATGGAAGGGTTTATGCTTTTGGAGAAAAATAA
- a CDS encoding FAD-dependent oxidoreductase: MPTIKIDNQSITIPEGTSILNAARSVGIQIPSMCYLEGCSNHPTCMVCMVKNMANNQMIPSCATIVTEGMNLASEDAEVKEARKEAIELLLSDHVGDCEAPCRVTCPAYMDIPKMNRLIADNQFEEALKIVKEEIAFPGILGYVCSAPCEKVCRRKDVDEALSICLLKRIADALGAESYLPEKENDTGKKIAIIGGGIAGLSVAYHLLHKGYVCEVFEKSEQIGGSLTISIEKGELPKEILMKEINILKKLGLVLHLNKNIKKEEFNQIKSDFDAVIIANGAGGETYGLQTNKLGLSVDTGTYETSKSTIFACGSVIRTQKMAVKAIAMGKETAWSVDNYLKKGEGKASKHPFNSRFGTLRKEELEEYLKESYKADRVIAKSPKGYTKEEAIAEAKRCLHCDCRKLDNCKLRDCAETYQADRRKFAFGERNSVVKYFNHELVIYESEKCIKCGLCIEIAARNGEKTGFTNIGRGFAVKVAVPFNQHLSQALKFAAKECAEACPTGALSLRSI; encoded by the coding sequence ATGCCAACAATAAAAATAGATAATCAGAGCATTACAATTCCTGAGGGAACCAGCATTTTAAATGCAGCTCGTTCGGTAGGAATACAGATTCCTAGTATGTGCTATCTCGAAGGATGCAGCAATCATCCTACCTGCATGGTTTGTATGGTGAAAAATATGGCAAATAATCAAATGATACCCTCATGTGCTACCATTGTTACTGAAGGTATGAATTTGGCAAGCGAAGATGCAGAGGTGAAAGAAGCCAGAAAAGAAGCCATTGAATTGTTGCTGAGCGATCATGTTGGCGATTGCGAAGCTCCATGCAGAGTGACTTGTCCGGCTTATATGGACATTCCTAAAATGAACAGGTTAATTGCAGATAATCAATTCGAAGAAGCTCTAAAAATTGTTAAAGAAGAAATTGCGTTTCCCGGGATATTAGGATATGTATGTTCTGCTCCCTGCGAAAAAGTGTGTCGCCGAAAAGATGTAGATGAGGCCTTGTCTATTTGTTTACTAAAACGAATTGCCGATGCCTTGGGAGCAGAATCTTACTTGCCCGAAAAAGAGAATGATACAGGAAAGAAAATTGCTATAATAGGAGGAGGAATAGCTGGATTATCAGTGGCTTACCATTTGTTACATAAAGGATATGTTTGTGAGGTTTTCGAAAAATCAGAGCAAATAGGAGGAAGTTTAACAATTTCGATTGAGAAGGGAGAATTACCCAAAGAAATCCTGATGAAAGAGATTAATATCTTAAAAAAATTGGGACTTGTTTTACATTTAAATAAGAATATTAAAAAAGAAGAATTTAATCAGATTAAATCTGATTTTGATGCCGTAATTATTGCCAATGGAGCAGGAGGAGAAACTTATGGTTTACAAACAAACAAGTTAGGATTAAGTGTAGATACAGGTACTTATGAAACATCGAAGTCGACTATTTTTGCTTGTGGTAGCGTAATTCGCACTCAAAAAATGGCGGTAAAAGCCATTGCTATGGGAAAAGAAACTGCTTGGTCGGTAGATAATTATCTGAAAAAAGGAGAAGGAAAAGCAAGCAAGCATCCATTTAATTCTCGATTTGGTACTTTGCGCAAAGAGGAATTGGAAGAATACTTGAAAGAATCGTACAAAGCAGATCGTGTTATTGCAAAATCGCCGAAGGGATACACAAAAGAAGAGGCCATTGCCGAAGCCAAAAGGTGTTTGCATTGCGATTGCCGAAAATTAGACAATTGTAAATTGAGGGATTGTGCAGAAACTTATCAGGCCGATAGACGAAAATTTGCTTTCGGAGAACGTAATTCGGTGGTAAAATATTTTAATCATGAATTGGTAATTTACGAATCCGAAAAATGTATTAAATGTGGTTTGTGTATAGAAATTGCAGCCAGAAACGGTGAGAAAACAGGTTTTACAAACATAGGTAGAGGATTTGCTGTTAAAGTAGCTGTTCCTTTTAATCAACATTTAAGTCAGGCTTTAAAATTTGCAGCTAAAGAGTGTGCCGAAGCTTGTCCTACTGGAGCTTTATCGCTTCGCTCTATTTAA
- a CDS encoding 4Fe-4S binding protein translates to MKKILALFSLLILFLSDIASYAQTQRFPRPEFESGYLQPVTSMPLPRSDMFALIDVLILIAALSFISWIILKKRSRAGVIGVSIFSILYFGFFREGCVCSVGSVQNVALALFNPGYHIPLSALAFFVIPLLFTLFFGRTFCAGVCPLGAIQDVFLLRPLSIKKWLQKLLGLIPWIYLGLALLYAATGTDFIICRYDPFIGIYRFNATFFMFVIGAIILLISVFIARPYCRFLCPYGAILNLISRVSKSHLSITPASCIQCKLCENSCPVDAINKPVEQKQMEDKRTATKRFIFLSMIIPALMIIGAWTVSNFHENLAMVNPKVRLADEMLHFNAQNMQESLEIEAFRTSGQSLEELYTEAAHIVKQFYFGSWILGAFIALVFGLSLIGLTRYRYREDYTPDKGNCVSCARCLKYCPVEKA, encoded by the coding sequence ATGAAGAAAATCCTTGCATTATTCTCTTTGTTGATACTGTTCTTATCGGATATCGCATCTTATGCTCAAACGCAGCGCTTTCCAAGGCCTGAATTCGAGTCGGGATATTTACAACCTGTAACATCAATGCCTTTACCTCGCAGCGATATGTTTGCTCTTATCGATGTATTGATTTTAATTGCGGCTCTAAGTTTTATTAGCTGGATTATTTTAAAAAAACGATCGAGAGCCGGAGTAATTGGAGTTTCTATATTCTCCATTTTATATTTTGGTTTTTTTCGCGAAGGGTGCGTATGTTCAGTAGGATCGGTGCAAAATGTAGCCTTAGCTTTGTTTAATCCAGGCTATCATATTCCTCTATCGGCATTGGCCTTTTTTGTAATTCCTTTACTTTTTACTCTGTTTTTTGGCAGAACATTTTGTGCAGGAGTTTGTCCTCTGGGAGCAATTCAGGATGTCTTTTTATTGCGCCCGCTTAGTATTAAAAAATGGCTGCAAAAACTTCTAGGACTCATTCCGTGGATATATTTAGGATTGGCATTACTATATGCGGCTACAGGTACCGATTTTATTATTTGCAGATACGATCCATTCATTGGAATTTATCGATTTAATGCGACTTTTTTCATGTTTGTAATTGGAGCAATTATTCTGCTTATTAGTGTTTTCATTGCCCGACCATATTGCCGTTTCTTATGTCCTTATGGAGCAATCTTAAATTTAATAAGTCGAGTATCTAAATCTCATTTAAGTATTACTCCGGCAAGTTGTATTCAATGTAAATTGTGTGAAAATTCATGTCCTGTCGATGCCATTAATAAGCCTGTGGAACAAAAACAAATGGAAGATAAACGAACAGCCACAAAAAGATTTATTTTTCTGAGCATGATTATTCCAGCATTAATGATTATTGGAGCTTGGACTGTTTCTAATTTTCATGAAAATTTGGCTATGGTAAATCCGAAAGTTCGTTTGGCCGATGAAATGCTTCATTTTAATGCGCAAAACATGCAGGAGAGTCTCGAAATTGAAGCTTTTCGAACTTCGGGACAATCGCTTGAAGAATTGTATACCGAAGCAGCTCATATTGTAAAGCAATTTTATTTCGGATCGTGGATATTAGGAGCATTTATTGCTTTGGTATTTGGTTTAAGTCTAATTGGATTAACAAGATATAGATATCGAGAAGATTATACTCCCGATAAAGGCAATTGTGTGAGTTGTGCCAGATGTTTAAAATATTGTCCTGTTGAGAAAGCTTAA
- a CDS encoding radical SAM protein, with product MIFSLGARILRQVDARLLWKLGYNLGWKGMKAVAKHKKRLKNGELYPAFMMISVTDNCNLNCQGCWVTIDNTSKGMDVETLENIIVSSKKKGSYFFGLLGGEPLMYPHLMDVIERHSDCYFQLFTNGTLLTDDIAQRLRKLGNVSPLISVEGLQDVSDVRRGAKNVYSRSMAGIEAALKSKLFTGVATSVCKSNFKDLVNEEFVNSCIKKGIHYLWFYIYRPVGARPTTELALSEEEILELRQFMVDIRVKAPIMIIDTYWDEKGNALCPGAIGLSHHINPYGDIEFCPPIQFAGEKVEADSDISNLIENSNYISSLRKGITDCTQGCILLDNPNQLHTMLKSVNAYDSSKRNTSYEELKQMRTCAGHHIPGKEIPEKSWLYRFAKKYSFFGFGAYG from the coding sequence ATGATATTTTCATTAGGAGCAAGAATACTCAGACAAGTGGATGCCAGATTGCTATGGAAACTAGGCTATAATTTGGGGTGGAAAGGAATGAAGGCTGTTGCCAAACACAAGAAAAGACTTAAAAATGGAGAGTTGTATCCTGCTTTTATGATGATTTCCGTCACTGATAATTGTAATTTAAATTGTCAGGGATGTTGGGTTACTATCGATAACACCTCCAAAGGAATGGATGTGGAAACATTAGAGAATATTATTGTTTCGAGTAAGAAAAAAGGTTCATATTTTTTTGGATTGTTAGGTGGCGAACCGCTTATGTATCCACATTTAATGGATGTAATAGAAAGACACTCCGATTGTTATTTTCAATTGTTCACCAATGGTACATTATTAACCGATGATATTGCACAGCGACTAAGAAAATTAGGGAATGTATCACCTTTAATTAGTGTGGAAGGTTTGCAGGATGTGAGCGATGTGCGCCGTGGAGCTAAAAATGTATATTCCCGCTCAATGGCCGGAATAGAAGCTGCTCTTAAAAGCAAATTATTTACAGGTGTTGCAACAAGTGTTTGTAAATCTAATTTTAAAGATTTGGTGAACGAAGAATTTGTTAATTCCTGTATTAAAAAAGGAATTCATTATTTGTGGTTTTACATTTATCGTCCGGTTGGAGCACGACCAACTACCGAATTAGCTTTGTCGGAAGAAGAAATTTTAGAATTACGACAGTTTATGGTAGATATTCGTGTAAAAGCACCAATTATGATTATTGATACCTACTGGGATGAAAAGGGAAATGCTTTATGTCCTGGTGCAATTGGCTTGTCGCATCATATTAATCCTTACGGAGATATAGAATTTTGTCCACCAATACAATTTGCAGGAGAGAAAGTAGAAGCCGATTCGGATATTTCCAATTTAATTGAAAATTCGAATTATATTTCTAGTTTGCGAAAAGGCATTACAGATTGTACTCAGGGATGTATTTTATTGGATAATCCAAATCAATTGCATACAATGCTAAAGAGTGTAAATGCTTATGATTCTTCAAAAAGAAATACATCTTACGAGGAGTTAAAGCAAATGAGAACTTGTGCCGGACATCATATTCCTGGTAAGGAAATTCCTGAAAAAAGCTGGTTGTATCGATTTGCCAAGAAATATTCCTTTTTCGGATTTGGAGCATACGGATAA
- a CDS encoding PQQ-binding-like beta-propeller repeat protein, translating to MTNKFKIRKTNLSLWKGIAIVAATFSFVICMLVLVNYIQINRIDPVNTELINSLVQKLEQSPEDIQLREQIREMDLLVRKAYFTNQWQVRAGAYLLLFGVIVTFIALQMFYAGKQKLPEPANQEEENIILLKEKSRKWIVSGGFGLVAITLLFAFITHKELGSRFTNAAILAKKEQVESIQEAKPEKIKKEVIEKKLVEESSDIPSVKKQIKEPEKEVKIAEVKKEEPKELVTPEKKSGKKADKKVKTEKKAEVSKNDYPTKEMMANFPSFRGPGGNGIAYQKNIPINWDGASGENILWKVPVPVHAYNSPVIWGDKLFMSGANESQREVYCYSTNNGKLLWTAKVEQIPGSPAKSPEVTPDTGHAASTLTTNGKTVFAIFANGDLIALDFEGKKKWAKSLGVPDNHYGYSSSLLIYKEKLIVQYDNKKDAKVIALSTTNGNELWSTKRKVRVSWASPVIVQNGDKIEIILAADPCVASYDAETGKELWKLDCITGEVGPSVAFANGIVYALNEYASLVAIKPGENPEVLWEAYDYLSDVPSPIAYKNNLFIVTSYGAVVCYEAKSGEILWEQEFDNGFYASPILVDEKIFLLDREGVMHIFKADKEYTELGTSALGEKSDMSPAFADGKIFIRGEKNLYCIGK from the coding sequence ATGACGAACAAGTTTAAAATAAGAAAAACAAACCTATCTCTGTGGAAAGGAATTGCCATTGTAGCAGCCACTTTCTCTTTTGTTATTTGTATGTTGGTTTTGGTAAACTATATCCAAATTAATAGAATAGATCCGGTAAATACTGAATTAATTAATTCTTTGGTTCAAAAATTAGAACAAAGTCCTGAGGATATTCAATTGCGTGAGCAAATTAGAGAAATGGATTTGTTGGTGCGTAAAGCTTATTTTACAAATCAATGGCAAGTGCGAGCAGGAGCATACCTTTTACTTTTTGGCGTAATTGTAACTTTTATTGCACTACAAATGTTTTATGCAGGTAAACAAAAATTACCCGAACCTGCTAATCAGGAAGAAGAGAATATCATTTTATTAAAAGAGAAATCACGAAAATGGATTGTCTCGGGAGGTTTTGGCTTGGTGGCTATTACCTTATTATTTGCATTTATCACACACAAAGAACTTGGTAGTAGGTTTACAAATGCTGCAATACTTGCAAAAAAAGAACAAGTAGAAAGTATTCAAGAAGCAAAGCCTGAAAAAATAAAGAAGGAAGTAATAGAAAAGAAACTTGTAGAGGAATCGTCGGATATTCCAAGTGTAAAAAAGCAGATTAAGGAGCCTGAAAAAGAAGTAAAAATTGCAGAAGTTAAAAAAGAAGAGCCAAAAGAACTTGTTACTCCTGAAAAAAAGTCTGGTAAAAAAGCTGACAAGAAAGTAAAAACAGAAAAGAAAGCGGAAGTTTCTAAAAATGATTATCCTACCAAAGAAATGATGGCTAATTTTCCTTCATTTCGCGGACCCGGAGGAAATGGAATTGCTTATCAAAAAAATATCCCAATAAATTGGGATGGTGCTAGTGGAGAGAACATACTATGGAAAGTTCCTGTGCCTGTTCATGCATATAATTCTCCTGTAATTTGGGGCGATAAATTGTTCATGTCGGGAGCTAACGAAAGCCAGCGAGAAGTATATTGCTACAGCACAAATAATGGAAAACTGCTTTGGACAGCCAAGGTGGAGCAAATTCCTGGATCGCCCGCAAAATCACCCGAAGTAACTCCAGATACTGGTCATGCTGCATCAACTCTTACTACCAACGGAAAAACTGTATTTGCAATTTTTGCCAATGGCGATTTAATTGCCTTAGATTTTGAGGGTAAGAAAAAATGGGCGAAAAGTTTAGGTGTTCCCGATAATCATTATGGTTATTCATCTTCTTTATTGATTTATAAAGAAAAACTAATTGTACAATACGATAATAAAAAAGATGCAAAAGTTATAGCGCTTTCTACTACTAATGGTAATGAATTGTGGAGTACCAAAAGAAAGGTACGCGTTTCGTGGGCGTCGCCGGTAATAGTTCAGAATGGCGATAAAATAGAAATAATTCTTGCTGCAGATCCTTGTGTTGCATCATACGATGCTGAAACAGGTAAGGAGCTGTGGAAACTCGATTGCATAACCGGTGAAGTTGGTCCTTCTGTAGCCTTTGCAAACGGTATTGTGTATGCGCTTAACGAATACGCAAGTTTGGTTGCCATTAAGCCGGGAGAAAATCCCGAAGTGCTTTGGGAAGCTTATGATTACCTTTCTGATGTACCTAGTCCTATTGCTTATAAGAACAACTTATTTATTGTTACCAGTTATGGTGCCGTGGTGTGTTATGAGGCTAAATCAGGAGAAATTCTCTGGGAACAGGAGTTTGATAATGGATTTTATGCATCGCCAATATTGGTTGATGAAAAAATATTCTTGCTCGACAGGGAAGGTGTAATGCATATTTTTAAAGCAGATAAAGAATACACAGAACTGGGAACATCTGCTTTGGGAGAAAAATCGGATATGTCTCCCGCTTTTGCCGATGGTAAAATTTTTATTCGAGGTGAGAAGAATCTATACTGTATTGGGAAATAA
- a CDS encoding ABC transporter ATP-binding protein, translated as MNVELNKIVKYYQQNGKEGNKVVLDELSLAIASGSSIAIVGPSGSGKSTLLNLISVLDYPNSGLITYDGKDILRLSNDELSQFRNRKLGFVFQSHHLLPQLSLLENVLVPLIPVKDKKIKKEAEKRALDLIDFVGLSDQKHQLPGQLSGGECQRAAVIRALIHQPELLLADEPTGSLDKKSADQLGDLLVSINEKQKLTLVLVTHSMELAKKMKKVFLLENGKLIEQR; from the coding sequence ATGAATGTAGAGCTTAATAAAATTGTAAAATATTATCAGCAAAATGGAAAAGAAGGAAACAAAGTGGTTTTGGACGAGTTATCTCTTGCCATTGCTTCGGGTAGCTCTATTGCTATTGTTGGTCCTTCGGGTTCGGGTAAAAGTACTCTGCTAAATCTTATAAGTGTCTTAGATTATCCTAATTCAGGATTAATTACTTACGATGGAAAGGATATTTTGAGATTGTCTAATGACGAATTGTCGCAATTTAGAAATAGAAAATTGGGTTTTGTTTTTCAGTCTCATCATCTGTTGCCGCAATTAAGCCTCTTGGAAAACGTATTGGTACCCTTAATTCCGGTAAAGGATAAAAAAATAAAAAAAGAAGCAGAAAAAAGAGCACTCGATTTAATCGATTTTGTTGGTTTGTCAGATCAAAAACATCAGTTACCTGGGCAGTTATCGGGTGGTGAGTGCCAAAGAGCAGCTGTTATTCGGGCTTTAATTCATCAACCAGAACTTTTGCTTGCCGATGAGCCTACAGGATCGCTTGATAAAAAATCGGCCGATCAATTGGGCGATTTGCTGGTATCAATAAACGAAAAACAGAAGCTTACTTTAGTGCTTGTAACACACTCTATGGAACTTGCAAAGAAAATGAAGAAGGTATTTTTATTAGAAAATGGCAAATTAATAGAGCAGAGGTAG